The nucleotide sequence ACAGGGTTTCAACAAGACAGCAGTGAAGAGGGAGGGCATTTAAACCCTGGCAGATGGTCTATGTGAAGGCAAAGGCTGGAGACTTCAGGACAAGGTCAGAAAACAGGGAGAAGCCCAGCTTGCCTGGAGTACAGAATGCACAAAGGGAAACATGGAATGAGGACTAAGGTAGGAAAGGCAAATTGaagccacactatgaaagacttCAAACTCCAGACTAAGAAATTCCTATGTTCTCATCTAGGCAATAAGAAGCCACAGAAAGCTTATTTTTAGCTTGAAAGTGGCATGGTTTATGCAAAGAAGGAAGGACTGTGGTCACCACACAGCAGGTTCCAGGAACACAATAACTAGGAAGATATTGCAATATCCCACTGAACTGAAATCTCACCCAGTTCCTCTTTTAGACTCAATAACAGAGACATGTTATCCATAGCCTCTTTCTCTTGTCCCAGAGATACATGATTTGCTCCTTCTGCAGACAGTGTCTGGCATTCTTCCCatagacagaaaaacagaaaatacaaAGTACCCATCACCATGCCCAGCCCCATCTACCTGCGTGGCTCTACTCTGCCTTCTCTCCTTCTAACTCTGCTCCTTGGCCTCTCTGGTAAGTGGGAATCCTGGAGGCAGAACAAGGGTTTCCAGGCTCAAGCAAACCATAGGTGGGAGGGGGCCAGGATGCTGCAGGCTAGCTTCTAGAGGTTCCTGGGCTGTTAGGTGGGTAACTGCTAATGCTTCTATCCCTACAGACCAGTTCTTAGGAAAAGATTAGAAATCATTTGCTCATAGAGTTCACACATAGTTCACTTATTTCTATCACTTTATGGTTTATAGAACTTTTTAACCTCCAGTGCCCCCCAGTGAAATAAGCAATGTAAGCGTTAACCCTCCATTTTTCAGGTGGGCTAAACGAAGCCCAGAGAAAGTACATTTCTAGACACACAGACAGTAATCTGTGAAGATAAAGAACACAAGTTGTCTTGACCCCAATTCCAGTGGACTTCTTTTTGGGAAGAAGACAGTGGTGTCAGTGCTTTGGCAACTTTCTAAAGGTAAAATGCCAATTTCTGAGTATTCTGTGTCAACAGAGGTACAGGAATATGACTGAAGAGTTGTAATATTGTGTATACCTTTAGATTAAGCAATACCATaaataggtttatttcctaaggagatcagggaaaaggaaaataatctttatttatatttatagcagctctctttgtggtaacaaagaactagagATTGAGGGggtgtctatcagttggggaatgctaaacaagttgtggcctCTGATGATGGAATTTTaccgtgctataagaaatggcaggCAGTTCAATTTTTTTACTGAAAAGACCTATATGACATTATGAAGAGTGATGcaaacagaatcaagagaatattatacagagCAATAGAACTATTATATGAGGATTGACATatatgtccaccttcagagaaagaactgatgaacagaAATAAGTTTCAGACTCTGACTCAGTCTGAATGGCCTTCAAGGCCCCTATCTTCCTGAGACTCTGAACTCCAGGTCCTCAAACTTGAGCTTTAggtcattccttctctctctggtaATTTCTAGCTTCTCTTAGTTTCCCACTTACTAgaacttgagggcagggattattatttcctttttgtctttgtattcccagtatctACCACAATActcagcacatagtaaatgtttaatctACATAATGTATGTTGATAGAaggaatgaatgattgaatgaaataaAGGGACAAAACAGAGATTCAGAAAAGATGTTCAAAGAAAATTTGAAGGAGAAATTTTCAGCTGGAGGATCTGGAATGAACATTAGCCAAGTTCAGCCTGTAGGTGGGAGGAGGCTGGGATGCTGCAGGCTAGACATTATGTAGtagaaacaaaaagatatatgtatggaTACATGTATTTGacagaaagatatatgtatatatataactatatcttgcttgtttctatttatcagttctttctctggaagcagacacacataagtcattcttcaaacaataattctgttgtatataatgttgCCTTAGTTCTGCTAACTtcagtcttcataatttcatgtagatctttctctctatattttttaattaacctgctcactTTCTTAAAGTGaagtagttttccatcacaatcataggccacaacttgtttagtcatttcccaactgatgggcatctcctcaatttccagttctttgccaccacaaagagaaccgctataaatattttagaacatataagtcAGTGATgatgaaacttttagagatggagtccCAGGCCCCAACCTCCCCCCAGACTGAGTGTCAGGTTCTGCTCctcccagagaccaagtgctgcACCCCGCCCCCTCCCCTTATCCTtgatgggggagagaggaagtggtcccattgggctgctgggcaggagATGAGAAGCATGTGTCAAGAGGGGGAGAGTAGCCTcagcactctgctccccttcaAATATGTGCCACACTGTGGGTTATGCTCCCCTTAACCCTATCTCCTCTCCAATCCCACCATGAGAATCACCTTTGCCACAGACTCCACAGGCTGCTATCTGTGCCTCACCCTCAAGAAGCATATGAACCCCGCCATCCAAGCACCTTATgacagacaggagagggaggaagtgctcccattggctgctggacagagggaagTGGGGTAGGGGGGAAGTggggaatgtcctcaggcacatggagaggaggaggggaacatCTCTGCCCctagtccctctggctttctaggaaTGAACTCTGGCAGGTCACAGCagacatgcccacagagagggttctgtgTGCCCTTTGGGGCACATGtaccatagattcaccatcatggttataggttcttttcctttttccctgatcaccttaggaagtAAATGTGttggtggtattgctggatcaaaaggtgcacacagttttataactctttgggcatattcCTGTACCTATATTGACATGGAATACTCAGAAGATGGCATTTTATTTATAGAAAGTTGCCAAAGGACTCTTGATGGGGCTTTTCATCCCaacaaaagagaaggaagagaaagatttcaaaggcaaagaaaaggagggagtcCATTTCAGGCATAGCAAACAACCTGTGCAGATAGTGAAGGTGAGATATGGCAGAATAAAATCTGGGAGTACCTAGTAATGCAAAGAAcataaaatggaataatgtaAAATAAGACTTGTTTTTACCAAGGTTGGAGCCATATTGTGGAGGATTTTGAAAACAATTAATCAGGATAGGACAAATCATAATCAAGAAGCAATAGAGAATCACATAAGAATTTTAATTGAGACAGTGACACAGTATTGTCAACATTCACACAGTCTCTCTACTCAGTATTTAATTTTCACTATCCATGTCTCAGGTAATTTATTTCACCTCTCTGGACTTTAGCGTCTTCATCTGCCAAAAGATTTTTGGAtgaaatgatctccaaggtctttccagctcaaaatcctaTAATAAATAGAGACAATAACAGAATGTACACACTGGGAACATGTTCAGGTTGTTCATACCATTCCACTCACTTCTACCCTCAGACTCCTTTCACTATGCCTTTGGACATATGCAGCAAGTCCAATTGCTCTCAACTGTGAACAGGCTGGGCTGGTGTGGAATTGATTCCAGAACCCCTTGGAAATTTTGGTTGGACCACTCCAAGCTAGTAGAGGAGAGGCAAGTTCAGAGTATTTGCCATCCCCAAGAAGGTTAGAGTCTTATGGAGAACAGGTTGTACAGTTTACCCAGTTATACCAGTCACCTAAAGACATGATGTtctaaaataataagaaaggcTTTTGTGATGATCCCTTGTGGGCTATGAATGATGAAGAATTCTTCCATCCTAATCTGATGAGGCCTAGAAATTAGAATCACaagggaagaaatagaataagggCCATACTTGCCCCATTATCTTGCCTGCTACAGTAATTAGAACAAGGATATTTTCAGTGAGACAACAGAAAATGAGCCTGCTTTGGAATTCTTTTATCCAGCTACAAAAACCAGTCATTTTATTCACTTGTGCAATAGTCCAAAAAAATatcaactagaaaaaaaatgatagcaGGATAGTGATTTATCTCTGGTGTGTTGCTATCTGAATTCATCgaacagatgagaaaaacatttaaataataacaacaacaacaatcataaTAATGGAACAAATATGATAttctaaggtttgcaaattgccttacatatatttgttttatggGATTCTAAAACTACAAAGGAGATCCTAACAACCTAAACTATAAGGTGGACTCTTGAGGTGTTCTATataatttaaagatgaagaaaacaaagtttaGAAAAGTTGTTAGAAACATTATAcacagggcaactaggtggcacagaggatagagtaccagacctggagtcaggtcTTTAAATCAGGGTTTAACCTTTAaattgggtttaaatcttgccttagatacttcttggatgtgtgaccctgggcaaggcacttaacccccattgcctagcccttactactcttctgtcttggaaccaatacttagtattgattctaagatggaaggtgaaagtTAAAACTAAAAGTTATACAGTAACTATTAGAGAAGGAATTCAGACCCAGGTCTCACTCAATGTCCAGTTCAGTGATCTTCCTATCCATCAATCCACAAGTGTTTATTCTGGACATGCTTTGTGCCAAGCAGACAAGGACAAAAACAAAGCCCCACCCTCAAGGAGGCTGTGGTCTACGAGGGGAAACAACATgttcacataaaaataaatacaaaaatgtataaaGTTAATGGAGTGTagtggggggcagggaggaaagGGTGGCATCAGCAGCTAGGGGaacaggaaaggcctcatgtggAGGTGCTTAAACCAGATTCAAATGTGTCTACCCAGTGGCATCGCTGGTCGCAGACTTTCAAGActgctccctctctcttcctcctcagtcttttcccccaaatcctaGTCTCTCAGGGTGTATCCCATCCTAGGACAGAAATGGCAGTCCAGGACAAGGTACACACATCCAATCTTTAATTTCCTTGCAGGAACCCAAGGCCAGGAAGAACTCCAGGTGCTGCAGCCTGACTCTGTGACTgtgacagagggagagacagctACCCTGAACTGCACAATAAGTGATATTTCACTACCAGGACCAGCCATATGGTTCAAGGGGGCAGGGCCCCAGAGGAAGGAAATTTACAATTTCAAAGGAGGCATCTACCCTCGGATAAAGGCAACAGCTCCATCTACCAGCGCCACAGACTTCTCTATCAGCATCAGCAGCATCACTCTAGAGGACACAGGCACCTATTACTGTGTGAAGTTCAAAAAGGGAAATCCTGACACAGAGTTTAAATCTGGTGGGGGCACCAAGCTGATTGTGAGAGGTAAGTATAGGGTCCTGGGCCTTCCAACCTTGTCTCACAAAGAATCAAAGGACAAGAACCTGAACTCAGATCCTCAAGAAGCCTCTCCTGAGTCTGACCAGGGATGCTGAGGAAACAGCAGGGGTGAGGATGTTTTAAACTTCAATATGAGGCCCGCATAGGAAGATGTTAAAGACCCATCCCTAGGCCTTAGGCATCCATGATCCACATCAGATTCCCAGGGATCAGCTCCCCTTGGAACCATTCAGGAAACTTTAGCCTCTTCCTATAAGGCTTTCATATTTCACTCTCTTAGTTTTTACTGGTCTCCAAAACCTAAGCCAAAACCCTAGCTTCCTTGGAAGAAGAATAATGGCATCTTCCACCCCAAAACAGCTCTGATGATTTGGGATTGGCCCAGGTAGAACCTCATGCTCAAGCTTGTTAGTCCTAACTATTATCTCAGAGTGACTCTGAGTCAATCAGGAACCCTCTTGATGACCTAAATTTTAGGGAATCAGAGACAATGGCATTAGGATGCTAAAAAATACTTCAACATAACAGATTATCAAAGCTAGGATtgactctccctcccccctctctctctttctctccctccttctctttctctctctctgtctctctctgtctctctgtctctctgtctctctgtctctgtctctctctgtctctctctctctctctccccNNNNNNNNNNNNNNNNNNNNNNNNNNNNNNNNNNNNNNNNNNNNNNNNNNNNNNNNNNNNNNNNNNNNNNNNNNNNNNNNNNNNNNNNNNNNNNNNNNNNNNNNNNNNNNNNNNNNNNNNNNNNNNNNNNNNNNNNNNNNNNNNNNNNNNNNNNNNNNNNNNNNNNNNNNNNNNNNNNNNNNNNNNNNNNNNNNNNNNNNNNNNNNNNNNNNNNNNNNNNNNNNNNNNNNNNNNNNNNNNNNNNNNNNNNNNNNNNNNNNNNNNNNNNNNNNNNNNNNNNNNNNNNNNNNNNNNNNNNNNNNNNNNNNNNNNNNNNNNNNNNNNNNNNNNNNNNNNNNNNNNNNNNNNNNNNNNNNNNNNNNNNNNNNNNNNNNNNNNNNNNNNNNNNNNNNNNNNNctctgtctctgtctctctctctctctctctctctctctctctctctctctccctaccacccacctctctttctcctttctccttttttcccctgtttCCAGGGGCACTCCAGATCCTAGGAGCAAGATTTCTTGTGGTTATTTAGAGTGCATATTTAATTGCTATGTAATGCCAGTAGCCATTGCCTGGTCCTATTTAATAGGATGGATTAAGAATTGAAAGACCCAGGTTCATTCTTGTGGTTATAGTGCTTCACCAGAAGTGCTAAGCAGAATTGCTAACAGAGACAGGCCCTTCACGGTCCTCAAAGAGTGGACAACCTCGCCCCCTGTAAATCTCATTGGAGGGCTATGTAGACTGATTGTATATGATGTAGTTCACATGCACagataaaaaaatacaataaaatattaccagagaattattttaaaaaggaatatggGTAAGGCATTCTTTCAAAGCCACAGTTTGTTCTTTAACTGAGCTACCCAAGAATTATGAACTTCCCTTTTCCCAAATCCTTAATTAATCCTCCCACTTTGGAGTCCAGAGACTTTCTGAAACCCCTGTCAAATGAATCAGGTTTATCAATGTCTTCATTATGCTAGGAGTGTATACTCCTGAGTCCCAAAAATCATTTATTCCTGTTTTTACAAcctataaaatttattaatcaaAGTCTTAAAATTCTCTCACAATTGGTCCAGCCCCCAGTTAGGGAAACCCTAATATTCAGGTTTAAACTTCTGACTTGTATGACAAGTTAGTCACTGGTATTTTCCATTTcactgcttcctccttccccccacaAAGTTAATTAGCAGATTAATAGTCAtagactaattttttaaaaacccttaccttccatctcagaatcaatactatgtattgttccaaagcagaagagtaggaagggctaggcaatggaggttaagtgaggAAAGGGGGGTtgttgtccagggtcatacagctaggaagtatctgaggccacatttgaacccaggacctcctatctctagtcccCACTCGCAATCCACCTCACCACCTCACTGTTCCAGTCATAGAATAATTTTGACCAATAACAATTCATAGAAGACCAGGAATTAGAAGCAGAAATCTAGAAAATCATGTAAAAAGTACTTTGATGGAAGGACAAACACCAGAGAGAGGTAGTTAAGTTTTTTACTGTACTCTTTCCAAAGGAATGACCAGTCATTGCAATGCCAATATGTTCCAGCACCTCCTTTCAGAATTCTTAGTTCTAGAGATCAGTTACCTGGCCATTGCGGGTTCATCTACAATGGCTAGGTGGCCAGTATCTTTGGTATTGTTTCACAGAATAACTGCTGAGACTTTCCCCCGAATTGCCAGTCCCTGTTGGCTTCTCTAGCAACCTTGAAATTCTGCTAGTGGGTGCCACCACCATCAGTACTACTGCAACTATGACCACTGTCATAGCAAGTTCTCCCACCCATTGGACATTGCCCCGGTCCTTCCTCCATTAAAAACTGAAACATCCCACCTAGCCATTCCAAGTCATCTTTTCCATTGTAGCCACAGACCTCAGTTTAGTAATCACAATCTTAGAGGTTCCCTTCTGACCAGAGAAACTTTAACTCCTGATTTATTTCTTCGTATTACATTCCAGATTGGGTTACATTCTGTTTTCATGCCTTTATAGTCAAGAGGAAGATTGTGTAATCAGTGCCCTAGTATGCCTGTCTTTCTTTTTAGGTAACGATGACATATCAAGGTCACTTGAGTAGTATTCATTGAATATAGGAAGTTCAGGGATGACATGAAGTTTCTGACAGGCTGGGGACTCAGAAACAAGCATAGATGATTTTTGTGACTCAGGACCTTGCACTCCTAACAAAATGAAGACATTGGTGAACCTGATTGGTGAACAGAGGTCTCAGAAAATCTCTCTCCTCCGAAGTGAGAGGACCAAGTAGAGTTTGGAAAAAGGGAAGTTCACAATTCCTGGGTAGTCCAGATAATGGAGAAACTATTGCTTTAAAAGAATCTGCCTTAGCcatattccatttttaaagttagtaatattttattgtattttttctcaattacatgtagaaacaattttaatatttgttttctgacattttgtgatccaaattttctctctcccttttccctcccctttatCCTCTCCAAGACAGCAAGCAATATAATAcaggttatatatgtgctatcttgtaatacatatttccatatttgtcatgttataAAAACACATATTGcacaaacaagaaaaaacttatgaaggaaataaaatgaaaaattgtctgctttgatctgcatgcagactccagcagttctttctatggtggtggataatatttttcatcatgaatcccttggagttgtcttcgatcctttcattgctgataatagttaagtcattcacagttgatcatcatataaaatCTCTATTACTGTGTAttatattctcctgat is from Gracilinanus agilis isolate LMUSP501 chromosome 2, AgileGrace, whole genome shotgun sequence and encodes:
- the LOC123233723 gene encoding signal-regulatory protein beta-2-like yields the protein MSSLLYVPGSSLPLLLTVLLGLSGTQGQEAFQVLQPKDPVSVAKGETVTLNCTITDISLPGPVKWFKGAGPQRKEIYNFKGGIFPRIKAVAPSTSTTDYSINISNITPEDTGTYYCVKFKKGNPDTEFKSGGGTMLSVSDSVWHSSHRQKNRKYKVPITMPSPIYLRGSTLPSLLLTLLLGLSGTQGQEELQVLQPDSVTVTEGETATLNCTISDISLPGPAIWFKGAGPQRKEIYNFKGGIYPRIKATAPSTSATDFSISISSITLEDTGTYYCVKFKKGNPDTEFKSGGGTKLIVRVPVGFSSNLEILLVGATTISTTATMTTVIASSPTHWTLPRSFLH